From Pelotomaculum schinkii, the proteins below share one genomic window:
- a CDS encoding TetR/AcrR family transcriptional regulator, with protein MAKITSRAKQAEITKNKIYECGVKLVRKHGFDQVTVEQIAKEAGVSVGTYYYYFASKYELFREIFKRADDYFVTDVAGQLKADDCKGQIVEYFEKYVDLNYADGIEMIKKLYTSENKMFLTKGRAMQTILQSIIEEWQVKAQIPKHKSAAEITRMLFIAARGVVFDWCLHDGETDLKNEMKNIISNMVDGFMFKKERC; from the coding sequence ATGGCCAAAATAACGAGCCGGGCAAAACAAGCCGAAATTACTAAAAACAAGATTTATGAGTGTGGAGTGAAGCTTGTCCGTAAGCATGGTTTCGATCAGGTTACAGTGGAGCAGATTGCAAAAGAAGCAGGAGTTTCAGTAGGAACGTATTATTACTATTTTGCATCTAAATATGAGCTTTTCAGAGAAATATTTAAGAGAGCGGATGATTATTTTGTAACTGACGTTGCCGGTCAATTGAAGGCGGACGATTGTAAAGGTCAGATTGTGGAGTATTTCGAAAAATATGTCGATCTCAATTATGCGGATGGGATTGAAATGATCAAAAAGCTTTATACTTCGGAAAATAAAATGTTTCTTACCAAGGGCCGTGCCATGCAAACCATACTGCAGTCAATTATTGAGGAGTGGCAGGTTAAGGCGCAGATTCCCAAACATAAATCTGCGGCCGAGATTACCCGCATGCTTTTTATAGCAGCGCGTGGTGTAGTGTTTGATTGGTGTCTCCATGATGGAGAAACGGATTTGAAGAATGAAATGAAGAATATTATATCCAATATGGTAGATGGTTTTATGTTTAAAAAAGAACGTTGTTAA